One Struthio camelus isolate bStrCam1 chromosome 28, bStrCam1.hap1, whole genome shotgun sequence genomic region harbors:
- the AGAP2 gene encoding arf-GAP with GTPase, ANK repeat and PH domain-containing protein 2 isoform X3, producing MSRAAGLQRRTTYLISLTLVKLESVAGEAEQAGPGDGAAAAAAAAGGRAPAAGGRAEDGGGNKSKRPERLFQRQDALWISTAGSGPPDASLQPAAPRTPSSAPEGSAARRPAAPRCRSPDSPPAVPPKPDPALLPPPAVPPKPDPALLPPPAVPPKPDLPLLPPAVPPKPDPSLLPPKPEAVPPPARGAKGTLEVPGERLRAPRECPPPEGHPPAARRVLLSQASWGCSEAAPDGAKPSSYLGPGASSPHPAAGPRRLRLANKPFKTVTTSGAKMGSEAKAGKSTHKGPGSRLSWPEGEGKGRAKAAGKAGAEAGPRPASRARLSPRKGKSKTLDNSDLHPGAGGLAAVPLAPAEGGAGLKRGREGGRASTRDRKMLKFISGIFAKSPASTPTHPAPPWALLSTDLPRGASPKALVNSQEWTLGRSIPEIRLGVLGSSKSGKSALVHRFLTGSYVGLEPTESGQFKREVMVDGQSHLLLIREEGGAPDAKFANWVDAVVFVFSLENESSFEEVTQLHALLSSHRGTSDLALALVGTQDKITSSNPRVIEDARAQALCGDMKRCLYYETCATYGLNVDRVFTEVAQKVVALRKQQQLLASCKSLPSSPSHSAGSTPGGGIQASNGGHTSDYSSSLPSTPNVSHRELRGEPTVTLGTPSSLHRGAKRRTSLFANRRGSDSEKRSLDSRGEVAGSGRAIPIKQSFLLKRSGNSLNKEWKKKYVTLSSNGLLFYHPSINDYIHSTHGKEMDLLRTTVKVPGKRPPRAISACGPSASINGLVKDVAGVQAPEGAASTSPVGLSLPPEPGAKGMGKERSLQRCASASSAKMPSTADGPPTSETISSPSSSGKDPPPSPMIDRKKHRRKKLMTPSKTEGSAGQAEEEENFEFIIVSSTGQTWHFEASSFEERDAWVQAIESQILASLQCCESSKNKARMDSQSEAVAIQAIRNARGNSLCVDCGAPNPTWASLNLGALICIECSGIHRNLGTHLSRVRSLDLDDWPRELTLVLTSIGNTTANSIWEKNPQGRCKPTHESSREERESWIRAKYEQRLFLAPLPAAEAPLGEQLFRAVQEKDLETVLLLLAHSKKEQLNAATGDKDRRTALHVACDLAQVVITQLLVWYGADVKARDGLGRTALFYARRAGSQECADILLQHGCPGEGPGGLATPGLRRKSSSASVGHCEARTALV from the exons ATGAGCAGAGCCGCCGGCCTCCAGCGCCGGACCACCTACCTCATCTCCCTCACCCTGGTCAAGCTCGAGTCGGTGGCGGGCGAAGCGGAGCAAGCGGGGCCCGGTgatggagcggcggcggcggcggcggcggcgggcggccgagcACCGGCAGCCGGTGGCCGAGCCGAGGACGGCGGCGGCAACAAGAGCAAGAGGCCCGAGCGGCTTTTCCAACGGCAGGACGCTCTTTGGATAAGTACGGCCGGCTCCGGCCCACCCGACGCCTCCCTACAACCCGCCGCTCCCCGGACCCCCAGTTCGGCACCGGAGGGCTCGGCCGctcgccggcccgccgcccctcgGTGCCGCTCGCCCGACTCGCCGCCCGCCGTGCCCCCCAAGCCGGACCCCGCGCTGTTGCCGCCGCCCGCCGTGCCCCCCAAACCCGACCCCGCgttgctgccgccgcccgccgtgcCCCCCAAACCCGACCTGCCTCTGCTGCCGCCCGCCGTGCCCCCCAAGCCCGACCCCTCTCTCTTGCCCCCCAAACCCGAAGCCGTCCCGCCACCTGCCCGGGGGGCCAAGGGCACCTTGGAGGTGCCGGGCGAGCGGCTTCGGGCGCCCCGCGAGTGCCCCCCGCCCGAAGGccacccgccggccgcccgccgcgtgcTGCtcagccaggccagctggggaTGCTCGGAGGCGGCTCCGGACGGGGCCAAACCCTCGTCCTACCTCGGTCCCGGGGCGTCTTCGCCTCACCCGGCCGCCGGTCCTCGGCGCCTCCGCTTGGCCAACAAACCCTTCAAGACGGTGACCACCAGCGGGGCCAAAATGGGTTCGGAGGCCAAAGCGGGCAAAAGCACCCACAAGGGTCCGGGCAGCCGGCTCTCGTGGCCCGAGGGCGAAGGCAAGGGGAGAGCGAAAGCCGCGGGCaaggcgggcgccgaagcgggcCCCCGGCCGGCCTCTCGGGCCCGGCTCTCACCCCGCAAGGGCAAGAGCAAGACCTTGGACAACAGCGACCTGCACCCGGGTgccggggggctggcggcggtACCACTGGCCCCCgccgagggcggcgcggggctcaaGCGGGGCCGCGAGGGCGGCCGAGCCTCCACCCGCGACCGCAAGATGCTCAAGTTCATCAGCGGGATCTTCGCCAAGAGCCCGGCGTCCACCCCCACGCACCCCGCGCCCCCCTGGGCCCTGCTTAGCACCGACCTACCCAGGGGGGCCTCCCCCA AGGCCTTGGTGAACAGCCAGGAATGGACCCTGGGCCGCTCCATCCCCGAGATCCGCCTG GGCGTCCTGGGCAGCAGCAAGAGCGGGAAGTCGGCCCTCGTGCACCGCTTCCTCACCGGCTCCTACGTGGGCCTGGAGCCCACGGAGA GCGGGCAGTTCAAGCGCGAGGTGATGGTTGATGGCCAGAGCCACCTCCTGCTCATCCGAGAGGAAGGAGGCGCCCCAGATGCCAAG TTCGCCAACTGGGTGGACGCCGTCGTCTttgtgttcagcctggagaatgaGAGCAGCTTCGAGGAGGTGACGCAGCTACATGCACTGCTCAGCAGCCACCGGGGCACCAGCGACTTGGCCCTGGCGCTGGTGGGCACTCAGG ACAAAATCACTTCCTCCAATCCCCGGGTGATTGAGGACGCCCGAGCCCAGGCGCTCTGTGGCGACATGAAGCGGTGCCTCTACTACGAGACCTGTGCCACGTACGGCCTCAACGTGGACCGGGTCTTCACCGAAG TGGCCCAGAAGGTCGTGGcactgaggaagcagcagcagctcctggcctCCTGCAAgtcgctgcccagctcccccagccacTCGGCCGGCTCCACTCCCGGCGGTGGCATCCAG GCCAGCAACGGCGGCCACACCAGCGACTACTCATCCTCGCTGCCGTCCACCCCCAACGTGAGCCACCGGGAGCTGCGGGGCGAGCCCACGGTCACGCTGggcacccccagctccctgcaccgCGGCGCCAAGCGCCGCACCAGCCTCTTCGCT AACCGCCGGGGCAGTGACTCGGAGAAGAGGAGCCTGGACAGTCGGGGCGAGGTGGCGGGCAGCGGACGTGCCATCCCCATCAAGCAG agcttCCTGCTCAAGCGCAGTGGCAACTCCCTCAACAAGGAGTGGAAGAAGAAATATGTCACCTTATCCAGCAATGGGCTCCTCTTCTATCACCCCAGCATCAAT GATTACATCCACAGCACACACGGGAAGGAGATGGACCTGCTCCGGACCACGGTCAAGGTGCCTGGCAAGCGTCCACCACGCGCTATCTCTGCCTGCGGCCCATCGGCCAGCATCAACGGGCTGGTGAAGGACGTGGCGGGGGTGCaggcacctgagggggctg ccagcacctcccctgTGGGGCTGAGCCTCCCCCCAGAGCCAGGGGCCAAGGGCATGGGCAAGGAGCGGTCGCTGCAGCGCTGTGCCTCTGCCTCCAGCGCCAAGATGCCCAGCACTG CAGATGGCCCCCCCACCTCTGAGACTATATCCAGCCCCAGCAGTTCGGGCAAAGACCCGCCACCGTCGCCCATGATTGACAGGAAGAAGCACCGCCGGAAGAAGCTGATGACACCATCCAAGACAGAGGGCTCAGCAGGACAAGCGGAAG AGGAGGAGAACTTCGAGTTCATCATCGTGTCGAGCACGGGGCAGACGTGGCACTTCGAGGCGAGCAGCTTCGAGGAGCGGGACGCCTGGGTGCAGGCCATCGAGAGCCAGATCCTGGCCAGTCTGCAGTGCTGTGAGAGCAGCAAGAATAAG GCCCGCATGGACAGCCAGAGCGAGGCTGTGGCCATCCAGGCCATCCGCAATGCCCGGGGCAACTCGCTGTGTGTGGACTGCGGGGCACCCA aTCCCACCTGGGCCAGTCTCAACCTGGGGGCGCTGATCTGCATCGAGTGCTCGGGGATTCACCGCAACTTGGGCACCCACCTGTCCCGCGTGCGCTCCCTTGACCTGGACGACTGGCCCCGGGAGCTCACGCTGGTGCTCACCTCCATCGGCAACACCACTGCCAACAGCATCTGGGAGAAGAACCCGCAGGGCCGCTGCAAGCCCACCCATGAGTCGTCCCG GGAGGAGCGGGAGTCGTGGATCCGGGCCAAGTACGAGCAGCGGCTGTTCCTGGCACCACTGCCGGCCGCCGAGGCACCGCTGGGGGAGCAGCTCTTCCGCGCGGTGCAGGAGAAGGACCTGGAGACggtgctgctgctcctggcccATAGCAAGAAGGAGCAGCTCAACGCTGCCACTGGTGACAAGGACCGCCGCACGGCACTGCACGTGGCCTGCGACCTGGCCCAGGTGGTCATCACCCAGCTGCTGGTGTGG TACGGCGCGGACGTGAAGGCACGAGACGGGCTGGGCCGCACGGCGCTCTTCTACGCCCGCCGGGCCGGCAGCCAGGAGTGCGCCGACATCCTgctgcagcacggctgccccggcGAGGGCCCCGGCGGCCTGGCCACGCCGGGGCTGCGACGCAAGAGCAGCTCGGCCAGCGTGGGCCACTGCGAGGCTCGCACCGCCCTGGTATAG
- the AGAP2 gene encoding arf-GAP with GTPase, ANK repeat and PH domain-containing protein 2 isoform X2, producing MSRAAGLQRRTTYLISLTLVKLESVAGEAEQAGPGDGAAAAAAAAGGRAPAAGGRAEDGGGNKSKRPERLFQRQDALWISTAGSGPPDASLQPAAPRTPSSAPEGSAARRPAAPRCRSPDSPPAVPPKPDPALLPPPAVPPKPDPALLPPPAVPPKPDLPLLPPAVPPKPDPSLLPPKPEAVPPPARGAKGTLEVPGERLRAPRECPPPEGHPPAARRVLLSQASWGCSEAAPDGAKPSSYLGPGASSPHPAAGPRRLRLANKPFKTVTTSGAKMGSEAKAGKSTHKGPGSRLSWPEGEGKGRAKAAGKAGAEAGPRPASRARLSPRKGKSKTLDNSDLHPGAGGLAAVPLAPAEGGAGLKRGREGGRASTRDRKMLKFISGIFAKSPASTPTHPAPPWALLSTDLPRGASPKALVNSQEWTLGRSIPEIRLGVLGSSKSGKSALVHRFLTGSYVGLEPTESGQFKREVMVDGQSHLLLIREEGGAPDAKFANWVDAVVFVFSLENESSFEEVTQLHALLSSHRGTSDLALALVGTQDKITSSNPRVIEDARAQALCGDMKRCLYYETCATYGLNVDRVFTEVAQKVVALRKQQQLLASCKSLPSSPSHSAGSTPGGGIQASNGGHTSDYSSSLPSTPNVSHRELRGEPTVTLGTPSSLHRGAKRRTSLFANRRGSDSEKRSLDSRGEVAGSGRAIPIKQSFLLKRSGNSLNKEWKKKYVTLSSNGLLFYHPSINDYIHSTHGKEMDLLRTTVKVPGKRPPRAISACGPSASINGLVKDVAGVQAPEGAASTSPVGLSLPPEPGAKGMGKERSLQRCASASSAKMPSTDGPPTSETISSPSSSGKDPPPSPMIDRKKHRRKKLMTPSKTEGSAGQAEAKRKMWKLKSFGSLRNIYKTEEENFEFIIVSSTGQTWHFEASSFEERDAWVQAIESQILASLQCCESSKNKARMDSQSEAVAIQAIRNARGNSLCVDCGAPNPTWASLNLGALICIECSGIHRNLGTHLSRVRSLDLDDWPRELTLVLTSIGNTTANSIWEKNPQGRCKPTHESSREERESWIRAKYEQRLFLAPLPAAEAPLGEQLFRAVQEKDLETVLLLLAHSKKEQLNAATGDKDRRTALHVACDLAQVVITQLLVWYGADVKARDGLGRTALFYARRAGSQECADILLQHGCPGEGPGGLATPGLRRKSSSASVGHCEARTALV from the exons ATGAGCAGAGCCGCCGGCCTCCAGCGCCGGACCACCTACCTCATCTCCCTCACCCTGGTCAAGCTCGAGTCGGTGGCGGGCGAAGCGGAGCAAGCGGGGCCCGGTgatggagcggcggcggcggcggcggcggcgggcggccgagcACCGGCAGCCGGTGGCCGAGCCGAGGACGGCGGCGGCAACAAGAGCAAGAGGCCCGAGCGGCTTTTCCAACGGCAGGACGCTCTTTGGATAAGTACGGCCGGCTCCGGCCCACCCGACGCCTCCCTACAACCCGCCGCTCCCCGGACCCCCAGTTCGGCACCGGAGGGCTCGGCCGctcgccggcccgccgcccctcgGTGCCGCTCGCCCGACTCGCCGCCCGCCGTGCCCCCCAAGCCGGACCCCGCGCTGTTGCCGCCGCCCGCCGTGCCCCCCAAACCCGACCCCGCgttgctgccgccgcccgccgtgcCCCCCAAACCCGACCTGCCTCTGCTGCCGCCCGCCGTGCCCCCCAAGCCCGACCCCTCTCTCTTGCCCCCCAAACCCGAAGCCGTCCCGCCACCTGCCCGGGGGGCCAAGGGCACCTTGGAGGTGCCGGGCGAGCGGCTTCGGGCGCCCCGCGAGTGCCCCCCGCCCGAAGGccacccgccggccgcccgccgcgtgcTGCtcagccaggccagctggggaTGCTCGGAGGCGGCTCCGGACGGGGCCAAACCCTCGTCCTACCTCGGTCCCGGGGCGTCTTCGCCTCACCCGGCCGCCGGTCCTCGGCGCCTCCGCTTGGCCAACAAACCCTTCAAGACGGTGACCACCAGCGGGGCCAAAATGGGTTCGGAGGCCAAAGCGGGCAAAAGCACCCACAAGGGTCCGGGCAGCCGGCTCTCGTGGCCCGAGGGCGAAGGCAAGGGGAGAGCGAAAGCCGCGGGCaaggcgggcgccgaagcgggcCCCCGGCCGGCCTCTCGGGCCCGGCTCTCACCCCGCAAGGGCAAGAGCAAGACCTTGGACAACAGCGACCTGCACCCGGGTgccggggggctggcggcggtACCACTGGCCCCCgccgagggcggcgcggggctcaaGCGGGGCCGCGAGGGCGGCCGAGCCTCCACCCGCGACCGCAAGATGCTCAAGTTCATCAGCGGGATCTTCGCCAAGAGCCCGGCGTCCACCCCCACGCACCCCGCGCCCCCCTGGGCCCTGCTTAGCACCGACCTACCCAGGGGGGCCTCCCCCA AGGCCTTGGTGAACAGCCAGGAATGGACCCTGGGCCGCTCCATCCCCGAGATCCGCCTG GGCGTCCTGGGCAGCAGCAAGAGCGGGAAGTCGGCCCTCGTGCACCGCTTCCTCACCGGCTCCTACGTGGGCCTGGAGCCCACGGAGA GCGGGCAGTTCAAGCGCGAGGTGATGGTTGATGGCCAGAGCCACCTCCTGCTCATCCGAGAGGAAGGAGGCGCCCCAGATGCCAAG TTCGCCAACTGGGTGGACGCCGTCGTCTttgtgttcagcctggagaatgaGAGCAGCTTCGAGGAGGTGACGCAGCTACATGCACTGCTCAGCAGCCACCGGGGCACCAGCGACTTGGCCCTGGCGCTGGTGGGCACTCAGG ACAAAATCACTTCCTCCAATCCCCGGGTGATTGAGGACGCCCGAGCCCAGGCGCTCTGTGGCGACATGAAGCGGTGCCTCTACTACGAGACCTGTGCCACGTACGGCCTCAACGTGGACCGGGTCTTCACCGAAG TGGCCCAGAAGGTCGTGGcactgaggaagcagcagcagctcctggcctCCTGCAAgtcgctgcccagctcccccagccacTCGGCCGGCTCCACTCCCGGCGGTGGCATCCAG GCCAGCAACGGCGGCCACACCAGCGACTACTCATCCTCGCTGCCGTCCACCCCCAACGTGAGCCACCGGGAGCTGCGGGGCGAGCCCACGGTCACGCTGggcacccccagctccctgcaccgCGGCGCCAAGCGCCGCACCAGCCTCTTCGCT AACCGCCGGGGCAGTGACTCGGAGAAGAGGAGCCTGGACAGTCGGGGCGAGGTGGCGGGCAGCGGACGTGCCATCCCCATCAAGCAG agcttCCTGCTCAAGCGCAGTGGCAACTCCCTCAACAAGGAGTGGAAGAAGAAATATGTCACCTTATCCAGCAATGGGCTCCTCTTCTATCACCCCAGCATCAAT GATTACATCCACAGCACACACGGGAAGGAGATGGACCTGCTCCGGACCACGGTCAAGGTGCCTGGCAAGCGTCCACCACGCGCTATCTCTGCCTGCGGCCCATCGGCCAGCATCAACGGGCTGGTGAAGGACGTGGCGGGGGTGCaggcacctgagggggctg ccagcacctcccctgTGGGGCTGAGCCTCCCCCCAGAGCCAGGGGCCAAGGGCATGGGCAAGGAGCGGTCGCTGCAGCGCTGTGCCTCTGCCTCCAGCGCCAAGATGCCCAGCACTG ATGGCCCCCCCACCTCTGAGACTATATCCAGCCCCAGCAGTTCGGGCAAAGACCCGCCACCGTCGCCCATGATTGACAGGAAGAAGCACCGCCGGAAGAAGCTGATGACACCATCCAAGACAGAGGGCTCAGCAGGACAAGCGGAAG CCAAGCGCAAAATGTGGAAATTAAAAAGCTTTGGTAgtttaagaaatatttataaaacag AGGAGGAGAACTTCGAGTTCATCATCGTGTCGAGCACGGGGCAGACGTGGCACTTCGAGGCGAGCAGCTTCGAGGAGCGGGACGCCTGGGTGCAGGCCATCGAGAGCCAGATCCTGGCCAGTCTGCAGTGCTGTGAGAGCAGCAAGAATAAG GCCCGCATGGACAGCCAGAGCGAGGCTGTGGCCATCCAGGCCATCCGCAATGCCCGGGGCAACTCGCTGTGTGTGGACTGCGGGGCACCCA aTCCCACCTGGGCCAGTCTCAACCTGGGGGCGCTGATCTGCATCGAGTGCTCGGGGATTCACCGCAACTTGGGCACCCACCTGTCCCGCGTGCGCTCCCTTGACCTGGACGACTGGCCCCGGGAGCTCACGCTGGTGCTCACCTCCATCGGCAACACCACTGCCAACAGCATCTGGGAGAAGAACCCGCAGGGCCGCTGCAAGCCCACCCATGAGTCGTCCCG GGAGGAGCGGGAGTCGTGGATCCGGGCCAAGTACGAGCAGCGGCTGTTCCTGGCACCACTGCCGGCCGCCGAGGCACCGCTGGGGGAGCAGCTCTTCCGCGCGGTGCAGGAGAAGGACCTGGAGACggtgctgctgctcctggcccATAGCAAGAAGGAGCAGCTCAACGCTGCCACTGGTGACAAGGACCGCCGCACGGCACTGCACGTGGCCTGCGACCTGGCCCAGGTGGTCATCACCCAGCTGCTGGTGTGG TACGGCGCGGACGTGAAGGCACGAGACGGGCTGGGCCGCACGGCGCTCTTCTACGCCCGCCGGGCCGGCAGCCAGGAGTGCGCCGACATCCTgctgcagcacggctgccccggcGAGGGCCCCGGCGGCCTGGCCACGCCGGGGCTGCGACGCAAGAGCAGCTCGGCCAGCGTGGGCCACTGCGAGGCTCGCACCGCCCTGGTATAG